A single window of Doryrhamphus excisus isolate RoL2022-K1 chromosome 5, RoL_Dexc_1.0, whole genome shotgun sequence DNA harbors:
- the LOC131130137 gene encoding C2 calcium-dependent domain-containing protein 4C: MWVLDKIRGSLETGDRKEVAPPYTNVLTPDSIPDFFIPPKLVSCPAEPEAPAVKPKECMQPSTSEQTICGGKKMGAPKSPRLVAKLAGDTKNLLKAANRHIIQIESADDVTGDTNADPQSQSAMSLPYIPKTQTSYGFATLKESPHTRRKESLFHCDAISPVPSPNSQRKTTSKSGDGGNHLNPADCNVSHINPYRYFSGGESDTCSSAESSPFSSPLLSRSASLLKIFTHETQAKVVKAKRTFARHSSLSTDECSSAEPSPSLQRRLHIPSFHCAPPAQEHGLQQEHTINLHKGGTVRICANYDAGTSRLRIRVLAAESLYDAHCDIKSINCCVAVYLNPGKLQKQRSNIIKNSRNPVFNEDFFFDAISSVHVKNLSVKFKVVNKGTSLKRDTLLGEREVLLTKLLSGI; the protein is encoded by the coding sequence ATGTGGGTCCTGGATAAGATCCGGGGGTCGCTGGAGACCGGTGACAGGAAAGAGGTGGCCCCGCCCTACACCAACGTCCTCACCCCTGACAGCATCCCGGACTTTTTCATCCCGCCCAAGCTGGTCAGCTGCCCTGCGGAGCCCGAGGCCCCCGCCGTGAAGCCCAAGGAGTGCATGCAGCCGTCCACTTCAGAGCAAACCATTTGCGGTGGGAAAAAGATGGGCGCCCCAAAGAGTCCGCGTCTGGTCGCCAAGCTCGCCGGGGACACTAAGAACCTCCTGAAGGCGGCAAACCGCCACATCATCCAGATCGAGAGCGCCGATGACGTCACCGGGGACACCAACGCTGACCCCCAGTCGCAGAGCGCCATGTCGCTCCCTTACATCCCCAAGACCCAAACCTCCTACGGGTTCGCCACCTTGAAGGAAAGCCCCCACACTCGGCGTAAGGAGTCGCTGTTCCACTGTGACGCCATCAGTCCCGTCCCCTCCCCCAACAGTCAGAGAAAGACGACGAGCAAGAGCGGTGACGGCGGGAACCACCTGAACCCGGCCGACTGTAACGTCTCCCACATCAACCCCTACCGCTATTTCAGCGGTGGCGAGAGCGATACATGTTCCTCAGCCGAGTCGTCCCCCTTCAGCTCCCCCCTGCTGTCCCGCTCCGCTTCGCTGCTCAAGATCTTCACCCACGAGACGCAGGCCAAGGTGGTGAAGGCCAAGCGCACCTTCGCCCGCCACAGCTCACTCTCCACCGACGAGTGCAGCTCGGCCGAGCCCAGCCCCAGCCTCCAGCGCCGCCTGCACATCCCCTCTTTCCACTGCGCCCCACCCGCGCAGGAGCATGGCCTGCAGCAGGAGCACACCATCAACCTGCACAAGGGCGGCACCGTGAGGATCTGCGCCAACTACGACGCCGGTACATCCCGCCTGCGCATACGAGTCCTTGCAGCCGAGAGCCTCTACGACGCACACTGCGACATCAAGAGCATCAACTGCTGCGTGGCGGTCTACCTCAACCCCGGCAAGCTGCAGAAGCAAAGGAGCAACATCATCAAGAACAGTCGGAACCCCGTTTTCAACGAGGACTTCTTCTTTGATGCCATCAGCTCCGTGCACGTCAAGAATCTCTCCGTCAAGTTCAAGGTGGTCAACAAAGGCACCAGCCTCAAGAGGGACACGCTGCTGGGAGAACGAGAGGTCCTCCTGACCAAGCTGTTGTCCGGGATCTAG
- the cdc34a gene encoding cell division cycle 34 homolog (S. cerevisiae) a — MAQHGHHVASSQKALMLEMKSLQDEPVEGFKITLVNESDMYNWEVAIFGPPNTHYEGGYFKALLKFPVDYPYSPPAFRFLTKMWHPNIYENGEVCISILHPPVDDPQSGELPSERWNPTQNVRTILLSVISLLNEPNTFSPANVDASVMYRRWKESKGRDREYIDIIRKQVLATKSDADHDGVKVPVTLDEYCVRTQVPPTDDGSNLLYDDYYDDEDMEDDENDNEDCCYDDSGTEDS, encoded by the exons ATGGCTCAGCATGGACATCATGTAGCCAGTTCACAAAAAGCACTCATGCTGGAAATGAAAAGTCTGCAGGATGAGCCGGTGGAAGGCTTCAAAATAACTTTGGTCAACGAGTCGGACATGTACAACTGGGAAGTGGCGATCTTCGGACCTCCCAACACACACTACGAGGGGGGCTATTTTAAG GCTCTTCTCAAGTTCCCAGTGGACTATCCCTACTCCCCACCCGCCTTCCGCTTCCTCACCAAGATGTGGCATCCTAACATTTATGAG AATGGAGAAGTTTGCATCTCCATCCTGCACCCTCCGGTGGACGACCCCCAGAGTGGTGAGCTGCCCTCAGAGAGGTGGAACCCCACCCAGAATGTGAG GACCATCCTCCTCAGCGTCATCTCCCTGCTGAACGAGCCCAACACCTTCTCCCCGGCCAACGTGGACGCCTCCGTCATGTACCGCAGGTGGAAGGAGAGCAAGGGCAGGGACCGGGAGTACATCGACATCATCAG GAAGCAGGTGCTAGCAACCAAAAGCGACGCGGACCATGACGGCGTCAAGGTCCCTGTGACGCTGGACGAGTACTGTGTGCGCACCCAGGTGCCACCCACGGACGATGGGTCCAACCTGCTGTACGACGACTACTACGACGATGAGGACATGGAGGATGACGAGAACGACAACGAGGACTGTTGCTATGACGACTCGGGCACAGAGGACTCCTGA